Proteins encoded within one genomic window of Theobroma cacao cultivar B97-61/B2 chromosome 7, Criollo_cocoa_genome_V2, whole genome shotgun sequence:
- the LOC18594025 gene encoding protein DETOXIFICATION 18 isoform X2 → MSSSTSLDRVALLTGGDNDFEEGKGRWWRRVLDWEEANNQVFLSLPMIVCNVSYFSITLISVMFAGHLGELELAGATLANSWASVTGFAFMLGLSGALETLCGQGFGAQLYRKLGLYLQASYIISCFFPIIISILWIYTEPIFILLHQDPQISKIAALYMKDLILGLFAYAFVQNILRFLQTQSIVTSLVWFSVLSLGIHFGIVYTLINQTSLGFKGASLAASISLWISFLLLATYVGFAKKLKQTWEGLSSESFGYILTNLKVALPSAAMVCLEDWAFELLVLLAGLMPNSEIAISLISMCTRVSNELGAGNPNKAKNAMVVTLKLSIILTLALVLALAFAHNVWAGFFSDSSLIKNKFASMVSLLVISVPLDSFQGIL, encoded by the exons atgTCATCAAGCACAAGTCTAGATAGAGTTGCACTCTTGACAGGAGGGGACAATGATTTTGAAGAAGGCAAAGGAAGGTGGTGGAGGAGAGTTTTGGATTGGGAAGAGGCCAACAATCAAGTTTTCTTGTCATTACCAATGATTGTTTGCAATGTTTCCTATTTCTCCATCACTTTGATCTCTGTCATGTTTGCCGGTCACCTCGGTGAGCTTGAGCTTGCTGGTGCCACCCTTGCCAATTCGTGGGCCAGTGTCACTGGTTTCGCTTTCATG ctCGGATTAAGTGGAGCGCTCGAGACACTTTGTGGTCAGGGATTTGGTGCACAATTATACAGAAAGCTGGGTCTTTATCTACAAGCATCCTACATCATTTCTTGCTTTTTCCCCATTATCATATCCATCTTATGGATCTACACTGAGCCCATTTTTATCTTGCTTCACCAAGATcctcaaatttcaaaaatagctGCCCTCTACATGAAGGATCTGATTCTAGGTTTATTTGCGTATGCCTTCGTGCAAAACATTTTAAGGTTTCTTCAGACACAAAGCATCGTCACGTCCTTGGTCTGGTTCTCAGTTCTCTCCTTGGGAATTCATTTCGGTATTGTTTACACTTTGATTAACCAGACAAGTCTTGGTTTCAAGGGAGCTTCACTGGCTGCATCGATTTCATTATGGATTTCATTCCTTTTGTTGGCAACATATGTCGGTTTTGCCAAGAAATTGAAGCAGACATGGGAAGGATTGTCGTCTGAATCGTTTGGTTACATTCTCACAAACCTGAAAGTAGCCCTTCCTTCTGCAGCAATGGTTTG TTTGGAGGATTGGGCTTTTGAGCTTCTAGTGTTGTTAGCAGGATTGATGCCAAATTCAGAAATAGCTATTTCGTTGATCTCAATGTG CACGAGAGTTTCTAATGAATTGGGAGCTGGAAATCCTAACAAAGCTAAGAATGCCATGGTTGTGACGCTCAAGCTCTCCATCATTCTTACTCTTGCACTTGTGCTTGCTTTAGCCTTTGCTCATAATGTTTGGGCTGGTTTCTTTAGTGACAGCTCcctgattaaaaataaatttgcctCAATGGTATCCCTGCTAGTAATCTCAGTACCACTTGATTCCTTTCAAGGCATTTTATGA
- the LOC18594025 gene encoding protein DETOXIFICATION 19 isoform X1 codes for MSSSTSLDRVALLTGGDNDFEEGKGRWWRRVLDWEEANNQVFLSLPMIVCNVSYFSITLISVMFAGHLGELELAGATLANSWASVTGFAFMLGLSGALETLCGQGFGAQLYRKLGLYLQASYIISCFFPIIISILWIYTEPIFILLHQDPQISKIAALYMKDLILGLFAYAFVQNILRFLQTQSIVTSLVWFSVLSLGIHFGIVYTLINQTSLGFKGASLAASISLWISFLLLATYVGFAKKLKQTWEGLSSESFGYILTNLKVALPSAAMVCLEDWAFELLVLLAGLMPNSEIAISLISMCVNTETIAFMFTYGLSAAASTRVSNELGAGNPNKAKNAMVVTLKLSIILTLALVLALAFAHNVWAGFFSDSSLIKNKFASMVSLLVISVPLDSFQGIL; via the exons atgTCATCAAGCACAAGTCTAGATAGAGTTGCACTCTTGACAGGAGGGGACAATGATTTTGAAGAAGGCAAAGGAAGGTGGTGGAGGAGAGTTTTGGATTGGGAAGAGGCCAACAATCAAGTTTTCTTGTCATTACCAATGATTGTTTGCAATGTTTCCTATTTCTCCATCACTTTGATCTCTGTCATGTTTGCCGGTCACCTCGGTGAGCTTGAGCTTGCTGGTGCCACCCTTGCCAATTCGTGGGCCAGTGTCACTGGTTTCGCTTTCATG ctCGGATTAAGTGGAGCGCTCGAGACACTTTGTGGTCAGGGATTTGGTGCACAATTATACAGAAAGCTGGGTCTTTATCTACAAGCATCCTACATCATTTCTTGCTTTTTCCCCATTATCATATCCATCTTATGGATCTACACTGAGCCCATTTTTATCTTGCTTCACCAAGATcctcaaatttcaaaaatagctGCCCTCTACATGAAGGATCTGATTCTAGGTTTATTTGCGTATGCCTTCGTGCAAAACATTTTAAGGTTTCTTCAGACACAAAGCATCGTCACGTCCTTGGTCTGGTTCTCAGTTCTCTCCTTGGGAATTCATTTCGGTATTGTTTACACTTTGATTAACCAGACAAGTCTTGGTTTCAAGGGAGCTTCACTGGCTGCATCGATTTCATTATGGATTTCATTCCTTTTGTTGGCAACATATGTCGGTTTTGCCAAGAAATTGAAGCAGACATGGGAAGGATTGTCGTCTGAATCGTTTGGTTACATTCTCACAAACCTGAAAGTAGCCCTTCCTTCTGCAGCAATGGTTTG TTTGGAGGATTGGGCTTTTGAGCTTCTAGTGTTGTTAGCAGGATTGATGCCAAATTCAGAAATAGCTATTTCGTTGATCTCAATGTG TGTGAATACAGAAACTATTGCCTTCATGTTTACTTACGGCCTTAGTGCAGCAGCAAG CACGAGAGTTTCTAATGAATTGGGAGCTGGAAATCCTAACAAAGCTAAGAATGCCATGGTTGTGACGCTCAAGCTCTCCATCATTCTTACTCTTGCACTTGTGCTTGCTTTAGCCTTTGCTCATAATGTTTGGGCTGGTTTCTTTAGTGACAGCTCcctgattaaaaataaatttgcctCAATGGTATCCCTGCTAGTAATCTCAGTACCACTTGATTCCTTTCAAGGCATTTTATGA